In Nocardioides sp. InS609-2, a single genomic region encodes these proteins:
- a CDS encoding HAD family phosphatase — protein sequence MKAALWDMDGTLVDTEPYWIETEFALADKYGGTWSEEHALNLVGNDLLDSGLYMRQHMGIDLEPAEIVEELLDGVVARVEESVPWRPGALELLEDLASQSVPCALVTMSYRRFVAPILATLPADTFATIVTGDSVSHGKPHPAPYLKAAAELGLDTADCLAIEDSNTGARSAESAGCVVLCVPNHVPLLDGDRRVFAHTLAGMTTNGLRAAYASIG from the coding sequence ATGAAGGCCGCCCTCTGGGACATGGACGGCACTCTTGTCGACACCGAGCCCTACTGGATCGAGACGGAGTTCGCCCTCGCCGACAAGTACGGCGGCACGTGGAGCGAGGAGCATGCCCTCAACCTCGTGGGCAACGACCTGCTCGACTCCGGTCTGTACATGCGCCAGCACATGGGCATCGACCTGGAGCCGGCCGAGATCGTCGAGGAACTCCTCGACGGTGTGGTCGCCCGGGTCGAGGAGTCGGTGCCGTGGCGCCCCGGAGCGCTCGAGCTCCTCGAGGATTTGGCCTCGCAGTCGGTGCCGTGCGCTCTGGTCACGATGTCCTACCGGCGTTTCGTGGCGCCGATCCTGGCCACCCTGCCCGCGGACACATTTGCGACCATCGTGACCGGCGACTCGGTCTCACACGGCAAGCCCCATCCAGCGCCGTACCTCAAGGCCGCCGCCGAGCTCGGCCTCGACACCGCCGACTGCTTGGCGATCGAGGACTCCAACACCGGCGCCCGGTCGGCGGAGTCCGCCGGCTGCGTGGTGCTGTGCGTACCCAACCACGTCCCTCTGCTCGACGGTGACCGACGGGTCTTCGCTCACACCCTGGCCGGCATGACTACCAACGGGTTGCGGGCGGCGTACGCGTCGATCGGCTGA
- a CDS encoding site-2 protease family protein gives MSENAAEPVPPRPPGTIRVGSIGGVDVLVTTSWFLVAALISYLVAPRIEQVEPGLGVWKYVAGVVFAMVLYGSVLLHEVSHALMARRYGYPVASITLHFLGGMTAIEGESRRPRHEFFIAVVGPITSLVVGGAALALWFVTPDGLLRVAVEGLAGANLLVGVLNLVPGLPLDGGRVLKSAVWGATGNPHRGTIVAGWGGRVTAIAVLAWPLVLMSVFAVDPDLVDYLLVFVLAMFLWTGATAAMTHARLRQRLPSLVARPLARRTLTVPEDLPLAEAVRRAQEAHAGSIVTVTSSGTPLGIVNEAALLATPEERRPWLTTSMVARSIEQGLTLPADIAGEELVVALSRRPAEEYLLVESDGTIHGVLTTADVDRAFREGGH, from the coding sequence GTGTCCGAGAATGCCGCCGAACCTGTTCCGCCCCGGCCTCCCGGGACGATCAGGGTCGGCTCCATCGGCGGAGTCGACGTGCTCGTCACGACGTCGTGGTTCCTCGTGGCCGCTCTCATCTCCTACCTGGTGGCACCCCGCATCGAGCAGGTCGAGCCTGGCCTCGGCGTCTGGAAGTACGTCGCCGGCGTGGTCTTCGCGATGGTGCTCTACGGCTCCGTGCTACTCCACGAGGTCTCGCACGCGCTGATGGCCCGGCGCTACGGCTACCCGGTCGCCTCCATCACCCTTCACTTCCTCGGCGGGATGACCGCCATCGAGGGCGAGTCGCGACGCCCGCGCCACGAGTTCTTCATCGCGGTGGTGGGCCCGATCACCTCCCTGGTCGTCGGCGGGGCTGCCCTCGCGCTCTGGTTCGTCACCCCCGACGGCCTGTTGCGCGTCGCCGTCGAGGGCCTGGCCGGCGCCAACCTGCTCGTCGGTGTGCTCAACCTCGTGCCCGGGCTGCCGCTCGACGGGGGCCGGGTGCTCAAGTCGGCGGTCTGGGGTGCCACCGGCAACCCGCATCGCGGCACCATCGTCGCCGGCTGGGGCGGCCGGGTCACCGCGATCGCCGTGCTGGCCTGGCCCCTGGTGCTCATGAGCGTCTTCGCGGTCGACCCCGACCTTGTCGACTACCTGCTGGTCTTCGTGCTGGCGATGTTCCTCTGGACCGGCGCCACAGCCGCGATGACGCACGCGCGCCTCCGGCAGCGTCTCCCGAGCCTGGTCGCGCGGCCCCTCGCGCGTCGTACACTCACCGTGCCCGAGGACCTCCCGCTGGCCGAAGCAGTACGACGTGCACAGGAGGCACACGCCGGCAGCATCGTCACGGTGACGTCGTCCGGCACACCCCTCGGCATCGTCAACGAGGCCGCCCTGCTCGCCACCCCCGAGGAGCGCCGCCCGTGGCTAACGACGTCGATGGTGGCCCGCAGTATCGAGCAAGGCCTCACACTGCCTGCTGACATCGCGGGCGAGGAGCTCGTGGTGGCCCTCAGCCGGCGGCCCGCCGAGGAGTACCTGCTCGTCGAGTCCGACGGCACCATCCACGGTGTGCTCACGACCGCCGACGTCGATCGCGCGTTCAGGGAGGGCGGGCACTAG
- a CDS encoding tRNA (adenine-N1)-methyltransferase yields the protein MSEPTLPDSSDDVPAEAWSGVHRGVLREGEWVRLVDQKGRRHNFELVAGKRFFSNRGHLEHDELIGREEGFTVASSAGGEYLVFRPLLSEFVVSMPRGAAVVYPKDAAQIVSMADIFPGARVVEAGVGSGALTCSLLRAVGPFGQVLSFERREEFADVARANVNQFFASSAGEPHPAWELRIGDLTEELPGVEHKVDRIILDMLAPWECVDAVAGALTPGGIVCAYVATTTQLSRIVETLRAHGGFTEPHAWESLVRDWHVEGLAVRPGHKMIGHTAFIVTARRMASGERAMLKKRRPAPGAYGVDYDGPRPADLPPQVAEEQLDD from the coding sequence ATGTCTGAGCCGACCCTTCCCGACAGCAGTGACGACGTACCGGCCGAGGCCTGGTCCGGCGTCCACCGCGGCGTCCTGCGCGAGGGCGAGTGGGTGCGTCTGGTCGACCAGAAGGGCCGACGCCACAACTTCGAGCTGGTCGCCGGCAAGCGCTTCTTCTCCAACCGTGGCCACCTCGAGCACGATGAGCTGATCGGCCGCGAAGAGGGCTTCACCGTCGCCTCGTCGGCTGGTGGCGAGTACCTCGTGTTCCGGCCGCTGCTCTCGGAGTTCGTGGTGTCCATGCCGCGCGGTGCAGCCGTGGTCTACCCCAAGGATGCCGCCCAGATCGTGTCGATGGCCGACATCTTCCCTGGAGCCCGCGTGGTCGAGGCCGGCGTGGGCTCGGGCGCCCTGACGTGCTCGCTGCTGCGCGCGGTCGGTCCGTTCGGCCAGGTCCTGTCGTTCGAACGCCGCGAGGAGTTCGCCGACGTCGCGCGCGCCAATGTGAACCAGTTCTTCGCATCCTCCGCGGGCGAGCCGCATCCTGCCTGGGAGCTGCGGATCGGCGACCTCACCGAGGAGCTGCCCGGTGTCGAGCACAAGGTCGACCGGATCATCCTCGACATGCTCGCGCCCTGGGAGTGCGTCGACGCCGTCGCGGGCGCCCTGACACCGGGCGGCATCGTCTGTGCGTACGTCGCTACGACCACCCAGCTGTCACGCATCGTCGAGACCCTGCGCGCGCATGGCGGCTTCACCGAGCCGCACGCGTGGGAGTCGCTCGTGCGCGACTGGCACGTCGAAGGCCTGGCAGTCCGTCCCGGCCACAAGATGATCGGCCACACGGCCTTCATCGTGACCGCACGCCGGATGGCGTCGGGGGAGCGCGCGATGCTGAAGAAGCGCCGCCCGGCGCCGGGTGCGTACGGCGTGGACTACGACGGCCCGCGTCCCGCCGACCTGCCTCCGCAGGTCGCCGAGGAGCAGTTGGACGACTGA
- the arc gene encoding proteasome ATPase produces MSTSDSDNTRPGGPSRDADELMSQVRFLESEVTDLRRRLTDSPGHSRSLELRLADTQRSLSAVTSQNERLASTLREARDQITKLKEEVDRLAQPPAGFGTFLQRNDDDSVDVFTGGRKLRVNVSPGVEVEHLVRGQEVMLNEALNVVAGFDFEQVGEVVMFKELLADGERALVIANADEERVVRLAAPLLEATLRAGDSLLLDSRAGYVYEKVPKSEVEELVLEEVPDIDYNAIGGLVAQIDAIRDAVELPYLHPELFKEHQLKPPKGVLLYGPPGCGKTLIAKAVANSLAKKVAAKTGAEGKSYFLNIKGPELLNKYVGETERHIRLVFQRAREKASEGTPVIVFFDEMDSLFRTRGSGVSSDVENTIVPQLLSEIDGVELLENVLVIGASNREDMIDPAILRPGRLDVKIKIERPDAESARDIFSKYLLTSLPLHADDLTEFGGDRDACVAGMIQATVERMYTETEENRFLEVTYANGDKEVLYFKDFNSGAMIQNIVDRAKKMAIKDLLDHDQKGLRISHLLQACVDEFKENEDLPNTTNPDDWARISGKKGERIVFIRTLITGKQGTEPGRSIDTVANTGQYL; encoded by the coding sequence ATGTCTACTTCGGACAGCGACAACACCCGCCCAGGTGGGCCGAGCCGCGACGCGGACGAGCTCATGAGCCAGGTGCGGTTCCTGGAATCCGAGGTCACCGATCTGCGGCGTCGGCTGACCGACTCACCCGGACACTCCCGCAGCCTCGAGCTGCGCCTGGCCGACACCCAGCGCTCGCTATCGGCGGTGACGAGCCAGAACGAGCGCCTTGCCTCGACGCTGCGCGAGGCCCGTGACCAGATCACCAAGCTCAAGGAAGAGGTCGACCGGCTCGCCCAGCCGCCGGCCGGCTTCGGCACGTTTCTCCAGCGCAACGACGACGACTCGGTCGACGTGTTCACCGGCGGTCGCAAGCTGCGCGTCAACGTCAGCCCGGGCGTCGAGGTCGAGCACCTGGTCCGCGGTCAGGAGGTCATGCTCAACGAGGCCCTCAACGTCGTGGCCGGCTTCGACTTCGAGCAGGTCGGCGAGGTCGTGATGTTCAAGGAGCTGCTGGCCGACGGCGAGCGAGCCCTGGTCATCGCCAACGCCGACGAGGAGCGCGTCGTACGTCTTGCCGCGCCCCTGCTCGAGGCCACCCTGCGCGCCGGTGACTCACTGCTGCTCGACTCACGCGCCGGCTACGTCTACGAGAAGGTTCCGAAGTCCGAGGTCGAGGAGCTCGTGCTCGAAGAGGTCCCTGACATCGACTACAACGCGATCGGCGGCCTGGTCGCCCAGATCGACGCGATCCGCGACGCCGTCGAGCTGCCCTACCTGCACCCCGAGCTCTTCAAGGAGCACCAGCTCAAGCCGCCCAAGGGCGTGCTGCTCTACGGCCCTCCAGGCTGCGGCAAGACGCTGATCGCCAAAGCGGTCGCCAACTCGTTGGCCAAGAAGGTCGCCGCCAAGACCGGTGCCGAGGGCAAGTCCTACTTCCTCAACATCAAGGGCCCCGAGCTGCTCAACAAGTACGTCGGCGAGACCGAGCGCCATATCCGGCTGGTGTTCCAGCGGGCACGCGAGAAGGCCAGCGAGGGCACCCCGGTCATCGTGTTCTTCGACGAGATGGACTCGCTGTTCCGCACCCGCGGGTCGGGTGTCTCCTCCGATGTAGAGAACACCATCGTCCCGCAGCTGTTGAGCGAGATCGACGGCGTCGAGCTGCTCGAGAACGTGCTGGTCATCGGCGCGTCCAACCGCGAGGACATGATCGACCCGGCCATCCTGCGACCCGGCCGCCTCGACGTGAAGATCAAGATCGAGCGCCCGGACGCCGAGTCCGCGCGCGACATCTTCTCCAAGTACCTCCTTACCAGCCTGCCGCTGCACGCCGACGATCTGACCGAGTTCGGCGGTGACCGCGACGCATGCGTGGCCGGGATGATCCAGGCGACCGTCGAGCGGATGTACACCGAGACCGAGGAGAACCGCTTCCTCGAGGTCACCTACGCCAACGGCGACAAGGAAGTCCTCTACTTCAAGGACTTCAACTCCGGCGCGATGATCCAGAACATCGTCGACCGGGCCAAGAAGATGGCGATCAAGGACCTTCTCGACCACGATCAGAAGGGGCTGCGGATCTCGCACCTCCTCCAGGCCTGCGTCGACGAGTTCAAGGAGAACGAGGACCTCCCCAACACCACCAACCCCGACGACTGGGCCCGTATCTCCGGCAAGAAGGGCGAGCGGATCGTCTTCATCCGCACGCTCATCACTGGCAAGCAGGGCACCGAGCCGGGCCGCTCGATCGACACCGTGGCCAACACCGGTCAATACCTCTAA
- the metH gene encoding methionine synthase codes for MTDHRPDATEQLTALLNERVLVIDGAMGTAIQRDRPDEEGYRGERFADWPSDLVGNNDLLTLTQPDIIRSIHEEYLEAGADIIETNTFNATAISLSDYGMAELSYELNLESARLARVACEAVSTPDHPRFVAGALGPTTRTASISPDVNDPGARNVSYDQLVAAYMEAARGLVDGGSDLLIIETIFDTLNAKAAIFAVEQLFEDLGRRWPVIISGTITDASGRTLSGQVTEAFWDSIRHARPLAVGLNCALGAKDMRPYLAELSRLADSFISCYPNAGLPNAFGEYDEAPEETAAVLSEFADAGFLNLVGGCCGTTPEHIAAIANAMAGKERRTPVETAPVMRLSGLEPLNITEESLFVNIGERTNITGSARFRKLIKDGDYDAALSVAVQQVENGAQVIDVNMDEGMIDGVAAMDRFTKLIASEPDISRVPVMVDSSKWEVIEAGLKNVQGKPIVNSISMKEGEDKFREQARLCRKYGAAAVVMAFDEDGQADNLERRKAICQRAYNILVDEVGFPREDIIFDPNVFALATGIEEHAVYGLDFIEATRWIKENLPGAKVSGGISNVSFSFRGNNPVREAIHAVFLFHAIRAGLDMGIVNAGALVVYDQVEPELRERIEDVVLNRRPDAAERLLEIAETHNRVGEVDEATEAEWRSLPIGERITHALVKGIDAHVTDDTEILRQEIADRGGRPIEVIEGPLMDGMNVVGDLFGAGKMFLPQVVKSARVMKKAVAYLIPFIEQEKLDNPEFATVKDTNGTIVMATVKGDVHDIGKNIVGVVLQCNNYEVIDLGVMVPAQKILDTAAEVGADIIGLSGLITPSLDEMVNFATEMQRQGLTIPLLIGGATTSRAHTAVKVDPKYDGPVVWVKDASRSVPTAAALLHDTGREKLMADVKADYDSLRTRHATKHDRPMATLEQARANATPVEWEGYEPPVPVQMGVHVLEDYDIGELRDYIDWQPFFNAWEMKGKFPDILNNPATGEVARKLYDDAQEMLDKIVGEKWLTANGVYGFFPASAVGDDVEVYADDTRAEVRTTLHHLRQQGQHREGVPNRALSDYVAPRDTGLADHVGGFAVTAGIGIEERIKAFKADMDDYSAILLESLADRLAEAFAERLHQRVRTDFWGHQPAESLSNEDLIAERYNGIRPAPGYPACPDHTEKALLWDLLDVEKNTCIQLTESMAMWPGAAVSGWYFSHPKSQYFVVGRLARDQVAEYADRKGWTLKETERWLSPNLGYDPED; via the coding sequence GTGACCGACCACCGTCCCGATGCCACCGAGCAGCTGACCGCTCTGTTGAACGAGCGCGTGCTGGTCATCGACGGTGCGATGGGTACGGCGATCCAGCGGGACCGCCCCGACGAGGAGGGCTATCGCGGGGAGCGGTTCGCCGACTGGCCGAGCGACCTGGTAGGCAACAACGACCTGCTGACGCTCACCCAGCCCGACATCATCCGGAGCATCCACGAGGAGTACCTCGAGGCCGGCGCCGACATCATCGAGACCAACACGTTCAACGCGACCGCGATCTCGCTCTCCGACTACGGGATGGCTGAGCTGTCCTACGAGCTCAACCTCGAGTCGGCCAGGCTGGCGCGTGTCGCCTGCGAAGCAGTGTCCACGCCCGACCACCCGCGCTTCGTAGCTGGAGCACTCGGCCCGACGACCCGCACGGCGTCGATCTCGCCCGACGTCAACGATCCCGGCGCCCGTAACGTGAGTTACGACCAGCTCGTGGCGGCGTACATGGAGGCGGCCCGCGGGCTTGTCGACGGCGGCTCGGACCTGCTGATCATCGAGACGATCTTCGACACCCTCAACGCCAAGGCGGCGATCTTCGCCGTCGAGCAGCTCTTCGAGGACCTCGGCCGCCGCTGGCCGGTCATCATCTCGGGAACGATCACCGACGCGTCCGGCCGCACGCTCTCTGGCCAGGTCACGGAGGCCTTCTGGGACTCCATCCGCCACGCCCGACCTCTCGCCGTCGGTCTCAACTGCGCGCTGGGCGCCAAGGACATGCGGCCCTACCTCGCGGAGCTGTCTCGCCTGGCCGACTCCTTCATCTCCTGCTATCCCAACGCGGGCCTTCCCAATGCCTTCGGTGAGTACGACGAGGCGCCTGAGGAGACCGCGGCGGTGCTCTCCGAGTTCGCCGACGCCGGCTTCCTCAACCTCGTCGGCGGCTGCTGCGGCACGACTCCCGAGCACATTGCGGCCATCGCCAACGCGATGGCCGGCAAGGAGCGGCGTACACCGGTAGAGACCGCGCCGGTGATGCGGCTCTCGGGTCTCGAGCCGCTGAACATCACCGAGGAGAGCCTGTTCGTCAACATCGGCGAGCGCACCAACATCACCGGCTCCGCGCGCTTCCGGAAGCTCATCAAGGACGGCGACTACGACGCGGCCCTCTCGGTGGCCGTCCAGCAGGTCGAGAACGGCGCACAGGTCATCGACGTCAACATGGACGAGGGCATGATCGACGGCGTCGCGGCGATGGATCGCTTCACCAAGCTGATCGCCTCCGAGCCCGACATCAGCCGGGTGCCGGTGATGGTCGACTCCTCCAAGTGGGAGGTCATCGAGGCCGGCCTCAAGAATGTCCAGGGCAAGCCGATCGTCAACTCGATCTCCATGAAGGAGGGCGAGGACAAGTTCCGCGAGCAGGCCCGGCTGTGCCGCAAGTACGGCGCTGCCGCCGTGGTCATGGCCTTCGACGAGGACGGTCAGGCCGACAACCTCGAGCGCCGCAAGGCCATCTGCCAGCGTGCCTACAACATCCTGGTCGACGAGGTCGGCTTCCCGCGCGAGGACATCATCTTCGACCCGAACGTCTTCGCGCTCGCGACCGGCATCGAGGAGCACGCGGTGTACGGCCTGGACTTCATCGAGGCCACCCGCTGGATCAAGGAGAACCTCCCCGGCGCCAAGGTCAGTGGCGGCATCTCCAACGTGAGCTTCTCGTTCCGGGGCAACAACCCGGTGCGCGAGGCGATCCACGCCGTCTTCCTCTTCCACGCGATCCGCGCGGGTCTCGACATGGGCATCGTCAACGCCGGCGCGCTCGTGGTCTACGACCAGGTCGAGCCCGAGCTCCGCGAGCGCATCGAGGACGTCGTACTCAACCGGCGACCCGACGCCGCCGAGCGGCTCCTCGAGATCGCCGAGACCCACAACCGCGTGGGAGAGGTCGACGAGGCCACCGAGGCCGAGTGGCGCTCGCTGCCCATCGGTGAGCGGATCACGCACGCCCTCGTCAAGGGCATCGACGCCCACGTCACCGACGACACCGAGATCCTGCGTCAGGAGATCGCCGACCGCGGTGGCCGCCCGATCGAGGTCATCGAGGGCCCGCTCATGGACGGCATGAACGTCGTCGGCGACCTCTTCGGTGCCGGCAAGATGTTCCTCCCGCAGGTGGTCAAGAGCGCCCGGGTCATGAAGAAGGCCGTCGCCTATCTCATCCCGTTCATCGAGCAGGAGAAGCTCGACAACCCGGAGTTCGCCACGGTGAAGGACACCAACGGCACCATCGTGATGGCGACCGTCAAGGGCGACGTCCACGACATCGGCAAGAACATCGTCGGCGTCGTACTCCAGTGCAACAACTACGAGGTCATCGACCTCGGCGTGATGGTGCCGGCGCAGAAGATCCTCGACACCGCCGCCGAGGTGGGCGCCGACATTATCGGCCTGTCCGGACTGATCACGCCCTCGCTCGACGAGATGGTCAACTTCGCCACCGAGATGCAGCGCCAGGGGCTCACCATCCCCCTGCTCATCGGTGGCGCCACCACCTCGCGTGCCCACACGGCAGTGAAGGTCGACCCGAAGTACGACGGCCCGGTGGTCTGGGTCAAGGACGCCTCCCGCTCCGTGCCCACCGCGGCGGCCCTGCTGCACGACACCGGCCGCGAGAAGCTGATGGCCGACGTCAAGGCCGACTACGACTCGCTACGCACCCGCCACGCCACGAAGCACGACCGGCCGATGGCCACCCTCGAACAGGCCAGGGCCAACGCAACGCCGGTCGAGTGGGAGGGCTACGAGCCTCCGGTGCCTGTCCAGATGGGCGTGCACGTGCTCGAGGACTACGACATCGGCGAGCTGCGCGACTACATCGACTGGCAGCCGTTCTTCAACGCCTGGGAGATGAAGGGCAAGTTCCCCGACATCCTCAACAACCCGGCGACGGGCGAGGTCGCCCGCAAGCTGTACGACGACGCGCAGGAGATGCTCGACAAGATCGTCGGCGAGAAGTGGCTCACCGCCAACGGGGTCTACGGGTTCTTCCCAGCCAGCGCGGTGGGTGACGACGTGGAGGTGTACGCCGACGACACACGCGCCGAGGTCCGCACCACGCTGCACCACCTCCGCCAGCAGGGACAGCACCGCGAGGGGGTGCCCAACCGGGCGCTCTCCGACTACGTGGCCCCGCGTGACACCGGCCTGGCCGACCACGTCGGCGGATTCGCGGTGACGGCCGGAATCGGCATCGAGGAGCGCATCAAGGCGTTCAAGGCCGACATGGACGACTACTCCGCGATCCTGCTCGAGTCGCTGGCCGACCGGCTGGCCGAGGCGTTCGCCGAGCGCCTCCACCAGCGGGTGCGCACGGACTTCTGGGGGCACCAGCCGGCAGAGTCGCTAAGCAACGAGGACTTGATTGCCGAGCGCTACAACGGCATCCGCCCGGCACCGGGCTACCCGGCCTGTCCCGACCACACCGAGAAGGCACTGCTCTGGGACCTGCTCGACGTGGAGAAGAACACCTGCATCCAGCTGACCGAGTCCATGGCCATGTGGCCGGGCGCCGCCGTCTCCGGTTGGTACTTCTCGCATCCGAAGTCGCAGTACTTCGTCGTCGGACGCCTCGCCCGCGACCAGGTCGCGGAGTACGCCGACCGCAAGGGCTGGACGCTCAAGGAGACGGAGCGCTGGCTCTCACCCAACCTCGGTTACGACCCGGAGGACTGA
- a CDS encoding PD-(D/E)XK nuclease family protein: MTSTDPSPAELRSTPVDGVDVLGALSPSRAGDFMTCPLLYRFRTIDKLPEEISPDAVRGTVVHKVLEDLFDLPAVERTPDQARTMLPAAWHQVLEQEPLLSDLFAPVDEGSGGVGVDFDSWLASCEKVLEKYFALEDPRCLEPAERELYVEAVLESKLLLRGFVDRLDVAPNGMIRVVDYKTGRSPGEKFEAKALFQMRFYALVIWRTRGVVPSMLQLVYLGNGEILRYVPDEADLLATERKVEAVWRAIRLAEETGDWQPSPSRLCSWCSHQAICPAYGGTPPPLPVREPRVPAPEADPAGDVHSDEGVTGQL, from the coding sequence ATGACCAGCACCGATCCTTCACCGGCCGAGCTCCGCTCGACGCCGGTCGACGGCGTCGACGTGCTCGGGGCGCTCTCCCCCAGCCGCGCGGGCGACTTCATGACCTGCCCGCTGCTCTATCGGTTCCGCACCATCGACAAGCTGCCCGAGGAGATCTCGCCCGACGCCGTCCGTGGCACGGTCGTGCACAAGGTGCTTGAAGACCTCTTCGACCTGCCGGCGGTCGAGCGCACCCCCGACCAGGCACGCACGATGCTGCCCGCAGCGTGGCATCAGGTGCTCGAGCAGGAGCCGCTGCTGTCCGACCTGTTCGCCCCGGTCGACGAGGGCTCAGGTGGCGTAGGGGTCGACTTCGACTCGTGGCTGGCCTCGTGCGAGAAGGTGCTGGAGAAGTACTTCGCCCTCGAAGACCCCCGATGCCTCGAGCCAGCCGAGCGCGAGCTCTACGTCGAGGCCGTGCTCGAGTCCAAGCTGTTGCTGCGCGGGTTCGTCGACCGGTTAGACGTCGCGCCCAACGGGATGATCCGGGTGGTCGACTACAAGACCGGCCGCAGCCCTGGGGAGAAGTTCGAGGCCAAGGCGCTCTTCCAGATGAGGTTCTACGCGCTCGTCATCTGGCGCACCCGCGGCGTCGTACCCTCCATGCTCCAGCTGGTCTACCTCGGCAACGGCGAGATCCTGCGCTACGTCCCCGATGAAGCTGACCTGCTGGCCACCGAGCGCAAGGTCGAGGCCGTCTGGCGTGCGATCCGGCTGGCCGAGGAGACGGGCGACTGGCAGCCCAGCCCCAGCCGGCTGTGCTCGTGGTGCAGCCACCAGGCGATCTGTCCGGCGTACGGCGGCACTCCCCCGCCGCTCCCGGTGCGGGAGCCGAGGGTGCCGGCGCCCGAGGCTGATCCGGCCGGTGACGTCCACAGCGACGAAGGTGTCACCGGGCAGCTCTGA